A stretch of the Cuculus canorus isolate bCucCan1 chromosome 15, bCucCan1.pri, whole genome shotgun sequence genome encodes the following:
- the LOC104062507 gene encoding ATP-sensitive inward rectifier potassium channel 12 has protein sequence MTAGRVNPYSIVSSEEDGLRLTTMPGINGFGNGKIHTRRKCRNRFVKKNGQCNVEFTNMDDKPQRYIADMFTTCVDIRWRYMLLLFSLAFLVSWLLFGLIFWLIALIHGDLENPGGDDTFKPCVLQVNGFVAAFLFSIETQTTIGYGFRCVTEECPLAVFMVVVQSIVGCIIDSFMIGAIMAKMARPKKRAQTLLFSHNAVVAMRDGKLCLMWRVGNLRKSHIVEAHVRAQLIKPRITEEGEYIPLDQIDIDVGFDKGLDRIFLVSPITILHEINEDSPLFGISRQDLETDDFEIVVILEGMVEATAMTTQARSSYLASEILWGHRFEPVLFEEKNQYKVDYSHFHKTYEVPSTPRCSAKDLVENKFLLPSTNSFCYENELAFMSRDEEEEDDDSRGLEDLSPDNRHEFDRLQATIALDQRSYRRESEI, from the coding sequence ATGACTGCAGGCAGAGTCAACCCTTACAGCATCGTGTCCTCTGAGGAAGACGGGCTGAGGTTGACCACCATGCCAGGTATCAACGGCTTTGGCAATGGGAAAATCCACACCAGGAGAAAATGCAGGAACAGGTTTGTAAAGAAGAATGGTCAGTGCAACGTGGAGTTCACCAACATGGATGACAAGCCACAGAGGTACATTGCAGACATGTTCACCACGTGCGTTGACATCCGCTGGAGGTATATGCTCTTGCTCTTTTCCCTGGCATTTCTGGTGTCCTGGTTATTGTTTGGGCTGATTTTCTGGCTAATTGCACTCATTCACGGAGATCTAGAAAACCCAGGTGGAGACGATACCTTCAAGCCTTGCGTTCTGCAGGTCAATGGCTTTGtggctgcttttctgttctccatAGAGACCCAAACGACTATTGGTTATGGCTTCCGCTGTGTAACAGAGGAGTGCCCACTTGCTGTCTTCATGGTGGTGGTTCAGTCCATTGTGGGGTGTATAATTGACTCTTTCATGATTGGTGCAATAATGGCAAAGATGGCGAGGCCCAAAAAACGGGCTCAGACGTTACTTTTCAGCCATAACGCAGTAGTGGCAATGAGAGATGGAAAACTCTGCCTGATGTGGAGAGTTGGGAACCTCCGGAAAAGCCACATAGTAGAAGCCCACGTAAGAGCTCAGCTAATTAAGCCCAGGATCACAGAAGAAGGGGAGTACATACCACTCGACCAAATAGACATTGATGTGGGGTTTGATAAAGGCTTGGACCGTATCTTCTTGGTGTCCCCAATCACAATTCTCCATGAGATCAACGAAGACAGCCCCTTGTTTGGGATCAGCCGCCAAGACTTGGAGACAGATGACTTTGAGATTGTGGTCATCCTGGAAGGCATGGTAGAAGCCACTGCTATGACTACGCAAGCTCGGAGCTCCTACTTGGCCAGTGAAATCCTCTGGGGCCACCGCTTCGAGCCTGTCTTGTTTGAGGAGAAAAACCAGTACAAAGTAGACTATTCCCACTTCCACAAAACCTACGAGGTCCCGTCCACCCCCCGTTGCAGCGCCAAAGACTTGGTGGAGAACAAATTCTTGCTGCCCAGCACCAACTCCTTCTGCTATGAGAACGAGCTGGCCTTCATGAGCCGTGAcgaggaagaagaagatgacGACAGCCGGGGTTTGGAGGACCTGAGCCCAGACAACAGGCACGAGTTTGATAGGCTTCAAGCCACAATAGCTCTGGATCAGCGGTCGTACAGGAGGGAGTCGGAAATATGA